AAATACAACAGTTTAATCAGTCCAAATGTTCACCACAAAGTCCAGGAATTGTATGATAAAAACACAATGTTCAATAGAATTTTAGAGCTATTCTAATCTGTTCTAATCAGTATTAGGCTAATCAGTCAAAACAAAGttttcaatgaatatttcaGATTGACCTTCATATGTTAGTACATATATCTCTGTCCAACATAACATACATTTGCCccaaaatttccattttggCAAAAATTCTAATACATTGTTTGAAGCAGTTTTTGGGCAAAGTTATCTCTCattaaaatatatgtataccagtataatcatatatatcatgtatatatatatatatatatatatatatatatatacatatatatatatatatatatatatatacatatatattttttttttttttttttttgggggggggaggtaatgcgcattggaaacagaaaataaaatattatgatGTCCCTGAAATGTTCACTCTTACTTTGGAAATACATACACAGATGCAACCTTTGTAGGGAGACAGGATGTGACAGTGCACATAAATTCTGTGTCTGATGATCTTGTTTAGAAATGAATTAGTGTGTTCAGTTCTTATGTgaaatatcaataatgataatgatgatgatgatgagtataataatactgcaataataataataataatagtaatgataataataataacaataataataataatacacgtacattgttatttgtataatgcacaggtccacctttccATTCAGTGTTTTGGCACATTTTACAGTTCTAAACCtctgatcatgacattttcaaTGGTTGTGGGTgcatttctttcctgttttcTGCGCAAAAATGATGTCAATGAAAAGACAAGAACATTGCAAAACCAAATCCTACCCTGAGCTTTAAATCACTTTTGTTAACAAAATCCAGAAACTGGACCATCCCAACATTGTTGAGTTCAAGGCACTTAGCCATGCTGCTGATGGAACTTTGTGTCTGTCCATGGAGAATGGTCAGCAGTCATTAATGGACATGATTGAAGACAGGAATGGAAAAGATGAAGGTGAGCGGAGTTAACTCTCTACTGTAAAAGATTATCACAAAATAGAAGCTTTTTATAAAATGCTCTATTGTCAACAAAAATTTGCCTTTATTCATTTGTGATTAACAACTGTGCTGTACACTCAATTTACAAGAGTTCtcatattactgtaaaagtggaaattttcatgtgaataAGTGTAAGCACTTGGtcgggtaagatgaattttagTAATCCACAAAATCAAACtacatataatgtacatagTGTACAGAGAGTGTCATATACATCAAACAATACAATTTTTGGTTATATTCTTGTGTGCGTTTCAGTTGCACAAAAAGTAACAAACATCTCAACTTTTACAGGaatttgtttcaattttttttttcaaatgatggTTTAGTTAACTAGAGGTACTTAAGGGTCAATCCAGACAACCTTCTTTTAGCTTGTTTAAATTTAAGCAAGTTTTTGTTCTTAACTCCCTTGCCTCCAGGGCCCTTCCCAGCAGTGCAGATCTACAAGGTGGCCATGGGGCTGGCATCTGCTCTCTCATACCTCCACAATAAATTCAAGTACATCCACGGCGACTTGAAGAGTGCCAATGTCCTCATCAAGGGAGACTTTGAGTCCGTCAAGCTCTGTGACTTTGGTGTCGCCCTCAAGCTCAAGGACGACATGAAGGGTTTAGCGGTATGGATTCTAGATCTATAGGAATTACTAGTCATTTACACTGTTTTGTAACCATGCTTAACCTTTTCTTTCTTGATAGTAACCCCTggaattgtatacatgtactccaCACAATTTATTCCAAGCTCATTTGAATGGAATTTTAGATGTAGGAAATCAGTTACATCAGACAAAGTTGTCAGAGGAATGTAGgaaatgtttacattttataTTCTACAGGCAATGTGGCTTGTAAAAGTAATGAAACACATAAAGGTTATAACTAATGATTACTAGCTTACTAGTATGGTCACACCaccatattatcatcatcatcatcatcaccaccatatcaataatgataataataacaataatgttgttattttatcaccATGATTATCATAGTTATTAGAGTAGCAGTAGTACTGTAGAAGTTTTATAATCCTTTATTTTTTggcatcatcactattatcatagCTATTTGTTAACATCATTACAGTATTAtaaagatggtgatgatgatgatgatgattaattgCTAGTGCTGATGTTGCCTTAACACCCTTATTACCATTCCACCAATTGgagatgtgtgtatgtgtacaaatTGTCCTCCCTAGAACCCCAAGGACTCCTACATCGGCTCCCAGCCTTGGAATGCTATGGAGGTTCACATGGAAGGTGAAATCAGCCACAAGACGGACATGTTTTCCTTTGGCCTGGTCATCTGGGAGATGATATCCCTCTCAGCCCCACACCTGGATCTTCTCTGTGAGTTCTTATGGAAGTTTCTACTCTTTGTGTGCATTAGTGACTctgtgtttgcatgtgttttGTTCTGTGTTTAAATCACTGTGACTGATGTagtcctgtttacctttaggagcagtgattgaaaaaaaatgttcaagatatcacttttgatgcatgtgcaggtcagttgtatcacaaaacatccgcCCTGTAGAATATTTTTGCAATTaagtctaaaatataaggagatatcactgtgtttctcattaaaccataactgtacatcgttaagtctggaaacatttttatcttaatcataactattgttcactactttgtatatctaacaatacttaagatcaattatactggttcaaagtTTTACATCGGTTGTTTCTAtttccctaactcacattttagaactattttgaagcactattgctgggtttctgtttcatctgcaaatgttatTAACCCTCTCTGTGCCAGTAacctttggacagtgtgtacaattaTACAGTAGGAGTTTTATGTGCCAATTAGTACTCAAAAGCATGCAAAGGCTTAATAGTGTGTATATCCATTTACTATGGGTGTgattatgtgtacatgtaccttggtgctctctctctctctctctctctcttagtgagtgtgtgtatgtgtgtgtcacaTTTTTTCTGTGTcttattgtgtatgtgtgtttggaTGCACATGTAGTCTGAAATTCCAAGTGTTGTATTGCTCTCCTAATGATGCCGCAATGCAAATTATCACTTGCTTGCTCTATGGTTAACGATTGGCCAGTATAGGTAAGGAAATTTAATACATTGTAGGTGCCTCTGTGAGCAAGCAACAGATTTGTACTGGACTTTGCTATTACAGTAACACATGCATTTGGTATTGCTGCCTGGATAGCAAAGAGCAAAAGAGGATGATGCAACTACCGGTATGCAAGGATCAATCATAGTTGTTACTGACAAAGGACCTCTATAGATCTTCAAGAGAAAACCTCACCCTTTGAAGTTTGACAGGTTCCTTTGATATTTCCCTTGATACATTTAAAATACAACtacttgtacatgaatataataattttgaatgtacatgtatgatgcgTAACGGGATAGAGTATACAACCTACTagccatttcttttttaactcaTCAGTCCACAGTCAAAATATATCAGCAATACCGATTctcttacatacatgtatgtgaaattCATTCTCACATGCCCTTATTTCTCTTCATGTCGTGTTCTAAGGccttgttgttatttttttttctttccttttttctattGTGTCTAAAACAAGCTAATTATGGtgttcatacatttttttttgttctttgcatatgttatgtatgtttgtaatatgtgtacatgtacattgtacacattgtataaTGCTTGTATTTTTAACCTGTATGTGTGGACCCCTCTGAAAACCAGCCTTTGGCTGATGAGGGTTTTCCACCCcatgagtggaaaataaaaatcaaattgaattgaaatcacCGACTAAGAATTGTCACATGACCTTCTCCTGCATGAATAGACTCTGGTGATGGCGACACTGACGGAGACTACGATGATGACGAAACAAGCTTCGATGAATCTGAATATGAAGCTGCTCTCGGGACCAGACCTCCATTGCCAAAGGAGAACCTAGGCCCAGAGTACCAGGCACTCATTGAGCTGTTCTGTGCCTGCACTCATGAGGACCCAAGTAAGAGGCCTAGTGCCAAGATGGCTGTTGCTGCTCTCGAAAGCATCAAGTTATGAAATCTTCCATTCTGCAGAGTAACTTCAAGTGCATCCTTCAGTGAAATGCCAAACTGTGTGTAGGATTTAACACTGTTGACACACTGTGGGTTTGAGTCGACATTTTACTGACATGTCAAAAACTGTGTAGTTGATATCAGGATGGTCCACAATGTGTCATTTTAGCAGgttgcatggaaaaaaaaaaatgatgttgtgCAAATATGTATTTGCCAAAAGTTCATAGCAAATGCATGTCCATTGGTGGTGGCAAGGGATCAGGGCTGCTGAAATGCATTGTAAGTTCTAGAGTTAACATGGATACTCTTTAATACTTTGTTGTGTTTGAACATTTGACTGCAGTGAATAGGCTGTGTTCCAAGTACACGtatacatttttatcttttatttttttgccataTTTGCAGACAAATACACGTATGATTCATTTGCAATTTCTTACTTTGAGCAGGTGGCCTTTTTTtatagtttagtttagtttagttttttgTAGGAGGCTTCAGTGTTATGCATTTTCTTGGGCGTCTGTCTAATATTTTAGCCTGTTCCAATAACTGCAACCAGATATCAAGCCCCTTGTTGACCACTCTTTGGCACTTGTAGAGAAAGCATGACATAAAACTCAGGGAAATTCATAATGCAAGCTGTATGTGTTGCCCTTATTCATGAAGCAGTACTGGGTTTCCAAATACATGTAGACTAAGGCACATTTTAACATAGATTAACAACTCAGTACTGTATAttacagtggaaactcagtgTAATGACATCCTTGGGACCAAGACAATTTGttctatatgtacatgtatcagatatttatataatattggatggccttgaggtcaatacaaggaaatattggatgagctatgcacaaatattggacgagtcgaagaagagtccaatattttgcttagcatcataatatcattattatcctacagaggattttagcaCAGAATATTTTCACTTAGGGGCTACCCTTTCTGTCTCTTAGTGCTGTATGGTCTCCTATTGTACTTGATCCtgacatggggtatggtacACTCTTCAGTGCAAGTTAATCCACTTCATTCCCAGATCTATGTGATCtatgtattttgatgtacattccaAAGGAAACTTAGATCAACGTCAAATTAACTAATTaatatataaaatttgtttgtataaacacagaattttagaaaaaacaatattttagttaattcgtgattgaacaatcacagacgtttttacttcatatttcggGTCATCTCGTGTATCTCAGCCAATCACAGTGCAGTTTCtaaaaactttggggaatccccctcttgccgtccaatatATTAAATATTGGTCACCTCggcaaaaaatattggtcgagttcaaaaaactttctaagtgggtcggaggttatgaggtgcgtcaacaaaataacacttgtatttgggctctaaaaatcctctgtatggataataatGTGTTATATCAGTAGTCATTAAaccatacaaaacaaaggaaataaattcatttggaCTGGAGAAAGGAGTTTGTTATgtcaggtacattgtatttcattataTGTAGCAGATCTCTTTATATCGAATTCCACTGCACTggcaaattctttttttttttccattttttcattttgtttttgttttttgttgttgttgaa
The Diadema setosum chromosome 21, eeDiaSeto1, whole genome shotgun sequence DNA segment above includes these coding regions:
- the LOC140244554 gene encoding lymphokine-activated killer T-cell-originated protein kinase-like; the encoded protein is MSTTEKTTNTTKKGNTDFLTPVHPAKRSRLAAVNATRNSPAHAVNIPASPFMKKLGWGTGVSVYLLERSPKPDGTMRSPWAVKKIRSKYQRGGGLVDVEGRMKREAEILQKLDHPNIVEFKALSHAADGTLCLSMENGQQSLMDMIEDRNGKDEGPFPAVQIYKVAMGLASALSYLHNKFKYIHGDLKSANVLIKGDFESVKLCDFGVALKLKDDMKGLANPKDSYIGSQPWNAMEVHMEGEISHKTDMFSFGLVIWEMISLSAPHLDLLYSGDGDTDGDYDDDETSFDESEYEAALGTRPPLPKENLGPEYQALIELFCACTHEDPSKRPSAKMAVAALESIKL